The Halomonas sp. KG2 genome contains a region encoding:
- a CDS encoding glycosyltransferase: protein MAIISYLKALLPFASAKEQGDIGLLNHHEVFEQGYYKQQLPVWQRWLWVRPELHFLRLGWRGGLTPSSRFDSRWYTSRYVDVRRANVNPLVHFLRYGIYEGRLPSPEGHISDFPLFQEQAVWLHHQAWHGHAGVAIPKLQVLAAQGQPAALWYLAGWYYGQSRYEEALTHLQTLAEGDAERYQQWIPQALLKCYVRLGKQAEFEALRDKQHFSGNGLDEAMLQLASVNLPLDQRLAPLNQWLVRRKLVPLLPLESKGGLGRLKTRRVRAKVRRRMPLVSVVVPAYNAENTINVALKSLLAQSWPNIEIIVVDDASTDGTVKRVEKRARLEPKLTLIQHEKNQGAYSARNTGVKAAKGAFITVHDSDDWSHPQKIERQVLALIQRASVMATQSFWVRVDEHLQPLGPWHLCTDWLEPNPASVMVRREVLDTLGLWDEVAVAADNEFVERLQKHYGADALFKVATDVPLAFSLVQAASLTQRKTTHVRSIHCGVRHLYHQAAAWWRKRQVVPVMSNDGLRRLFPTPLGNQPQPCLHFDIAVVADVSSRNPELLQLLNTLLRLRHEGYRVVVCPWSKPDDFNTRWLADDMWELCHEEGIAVAHGGIKLRCGEVRVQSLAPALSWPDSVLQLTTREGVRDLIGKPLPAAQTDALMAYFAGGGRVVL, encoded by the coding sequence GTGGCTATTATCTCGTATTTGAAAGCGCTTTTACCGTTTGCTAGCGCCAAAGAGCAGGGCGATATTGGGTTGCTAAATCACCACGAGGTGTTTGAGCAAGGCTACTATAAACAGCAATTGCCAGTTTGGCAGCGGTGGCTATGGGTAAGGCCAGAGCTGCATTTTTTACGCTTAGGTTGGCGTGGGGGGTTAACCCCTAGCTCTCGGTTTGATTCCCGGTGGTACACCTCTCGTTATGTAGATGTTCGGCGAGCTAACGTTAATCCCCTGGTGCACTTTCTGCGCTATGGCATTTATGAAGGGCGCTTGCCTTCCCCCGAGGGCCATATTAGTGATTTCCCTCTTTTCCAGGAGCAAGCGGTTTGGTTGCATCACCAGGCTTGGCATGGCCACGCGGGGGTGGCTATTCCTAAATTGCAGGTGTTGGCTGCTCAGGGGCAACCGGCGGCGCTGTGGTACTTAGCAGGCTGGTATTATGGTCAATCCCGCTATGAAGAGGCGTTGACGCATTTACAAACGCTTGCGGAAGGTGATGCTGAACGTTACCAGCAGTGGATCCCACAGGCGCTGTTGAAATGTTATGTACGCTTGGGTAAGCAAGCTGAGTTTGAAGCGCTGCGTGATAAACAGCATTTTTCAGGCAATGGCCTGGATGAGGCGATGCTGCAATTGGCGTCGGTTAATCTACCTTTGGATCAGCGGTTAGCCCCGTTAAATCAGTGGCTTGTTCGGCGTAAGCTGGTACCGTTGCTGCCGTTAGAGTCTAAAGGTGGCTTAGGACGATTAAAAACACGCCGAGTGAGAGCTAAGGTGCGTCGACGTATGCCGTTGGTATCGGTGGTAGTGCCTGCCTATAACGCTGAAAACACGATTAATGTGGCGTTGAAGTCATTGTTGGCGCAGAGCTGGCCCAATATTGAAATTATCGTAGTAGATGATGCTAGTACCGATGGCACGGTTAAACGAGTAGAAAAGAGAGCGCGTTTAGAACCTAAACTCACACTGATTCAGCATGAGAAAAACCAAGGAGCTTACAGCGCTAGAAATACCGGTGTTAAGGCGGCCAAAGGGGCATTTATTACGGTGCATGACAGCGATGACTGGTCGCATCCGCAAAAGATTGAACGCCAAGTGCTCGCACTTATTCAGCGTGCCAGTGTGATGGCTACCCAGTCGTTTTGGGTGCGGGTAGATGAGCACTTACAGCCGCTGGGGCCGTGGCATTTATGTACAGATTGGTTGGAGCCTAATCCTGCGTCTGTCATGGTGCGTCGTGAAGTGCTTGATACTCTGGGGCTGTGGGATGAGGTGGCGGTAGCGGCAGATAATGAGTTTGTAGAGCGGCTTCAGAAGCATTATGGCGCTGATGCGCTATTTAAGGTGGCTACCGATGTGCCGTTGGCGTTTTCATTAGTGCAGGCAGCGTCGTTAACCCAGCGCAAAACGACTCATGTGCGCAGCATTCATTGTGGTGTGCGGCATTTATATCATCAAGCTGCAGCGTGGTGGCGAAAGCGTCAAGTAGTGCCGGTAATGTCTAATGATGGGCTTCGCCGGCTTTTCCCAACGCCTCTTGGTAACCAACCACAGCCCTGTTTGCACTTTGATATTGCCGTCGTCGCAGATGTTTCTTCTCGAAACCCTGAGCTTTTGCAGTTGTTGAATACGTTGCTGCGACTACGTCATGAAGGCTACCGCGTTGTCGTTTGCCCCTGGAGCAAGCCAGATGATTTTAATACGCGTTGGCTAGCGGATGATATGTGGGAACTGTGTCATGAAGAGGGCATAGCTGTTGCCCATGGTGGTATCAAGCTGCGCTGTGGTGAAGTGCGTGTGCAGTCGCTTGCGCCCGCGCTTAGCTGGCCAGATAGCGTGCTGCAGCTTACCACGCGGGAAGGCGTGCGTGATCTGATAGGTAAACCACTTCCGGCTGCTCAAACAGACGCATTAATGGCGTATTTCGCTGGTGGTGGCCGAGTGGTGTTATGA
- a CDS encoding acylphosphatase yields MQVDSAVLPDPVLKNDQNYYEDPFSQMARCVPQYHLFGPWLIARAAAFEGAEVVWLNRQMILIQHNGVQLFFWDVRSNESAVGAKLATHKGYTHSFLKRAAVSTPSARQVMDAESAVRFWKVLGKPVVVKPLRGTRGRAVALNLNDESSINIAFHQARSSVGALVEEQVHGSEYRFFVLGDDVLAVLGKESAHVIGDGISTVEALVEEKNSLRSMNPRLMTSLIPLDEIAFQNLARQGLNWQSVPDAEQHVVLRQEANISKGADTFDATDLVSERAKAVAVAAVKALPGLDWAGVDVMLSDPCNEQGEVYVIEVNTCPGLGGHHFPMRGKPRDVATAVWRRAYEKQKALSSTFSIVPIPAALPARCQRLVSIEGKVQGVGFRKWLRREAVTLNVEGWVRYRQDGTLQAALKGKRSEVEQLLGKLHFGPRKATVAKMSVAPYNRKLSHSGFKVFQTL; encoded by the coding sequence ATGCAAGTTGATTCGGCAGTTTTACCTGACCCTGTTTTAAAAAATGACCAAAATTATTACGAAGACCCCTTTAGCCAAATGGCTAGATGCGTACCCCAATATCATTTGTTTGGGCCGTGGTTGATAGCCAGAGCGGCGGCATTTGAAGGCGCTGAAGTAGTTTGGCTAAATCGTCAAATGATTTTGATTCAACATAATGGTGTCCAACTATTTTTTTGGGATGTGCGATCTAACGAATCCGCGGTGGGTGCTAAACTGGCAACCCACAAGGGATACACTCACAGTTTTCTTAAGCGTGCAGCGGTATCAACACCGTCTGCCAGACAAGTAATGGATGCTGAGTCGGCTGTTCGTTTTTGGAAGGTGCTTGGTAAACCGGTGGTTGTTAAGCCACTTAGAGGCACTCGTGGGCGCGCAGTGGCGCTTAACTTAAATGATGAATCCTCAATCAATATAGCTTTTCACCAAGCCCGCTCTAGCGTCGGTGCGTTAGTAGAAGAGCAAGTGCATGGCAGCGAATATCGTTTTTTTGTATTGGGCGATGATGTTTTGGCTGTGTTGGGGAAGGAATCTGCGCATGTTATCGGCGATGGTATCTCCACTGTGGAAGCCTTAGTTGAAGAAAAAAATAGCCTACGCTCTATGAATCCACGCTTGATGACAAGTTTGATCCCACTGGATGAAATTGCTTTTCAGAACTTGGCTCGGCAGGGTTTAAACTGGCAGAGTGTACCCGATGCTGAGCAACATGTGGTTTTGCGACAGGAAGCCAATATTTCAAAGGGGGCCGATACTTTTGATGCTACCGATCTAGTGTCAGAACGAGCTAAGGCCGTTGCTGTTGCAGCTGTAAAGGCTTTGCCCGGACTAGATTGGGCTGGAGTAGATGTAATGTTATCTGACCCCTGCAATGAGCAGGGCGAGGTGTATGTCATTGAAGTTAATACTTGTCCCGGCCTAGGTGGGCACCACTTCCCAATGCGCGGTAAGCCTCGCGATGTTGCTACAGCGGTGTGGCGGCGGGCTTATGAAAAGCAGAAAGCGTTATCAAGCACGTTTTCTATCGTCCCTATCCCGGCAGCGCTTCCAGCCCGTTGCCAGCGGTTGGTGTCTATTGAAGGTAAAGTGCAGGGGGTAGGATTTCGTAAGTGGCTGCGTCGTGAAGCGGTAACACTAAACGTTGAAGGGTGGGTGCGCTATCGTCAAGATGGAACGCTGCAAGCAGCGCTGAAAGGTAAGCGTTCGGAAGTAGAGCAGTTGTTGGGTAAGCTCCACTTTGGGCCGCGTAAGGCCACAGTTGCAAAAATGTCGGTAGCCCCGTACAACCGCAAGCTTTCCCATTCAGGCTTCAAAGTATTTCAAACCCTTTAA
- a CDS encoding Mur ligase family protein, with protein MTNEVARLVTDQEGNVLLAEHADTPFNPASLTKMMVLYLAFRRLPLSTMITVPKAAVVNRVPGRVPQTNMGLREGQVVSVADLVLGMILPSANDAAVTIAHHFGADDFVSQLNKEAAKLGLKSTHFATPSGIGKGTTTARDMALLARRLWQDYPAYRSFFSIGSFVFNGKTRRNTNELLSNVSGVLGMKTGTTAGLRRNLATVVQRDGKTVFAVVLNAADKAERDNTMVTTIDFALERLQQENSKVLSAAPKSSVSSVRHLEEEETMGLQTRPLLGTVEGIAEFLGAKIIGNESGQLLVSRIITSAVNVNPGDIYVPISAAKSRRQALAERAVERGAVAVMSSGNIEGDFPIIEVPRLDHALRELATLARSEFKGKVIGVTGSVGKTTTKDMIALVLSYCGSTNHTTANLNSGNANLAAVASLPINAAYSVLEIAMMDQGAVRRKSAVVKPDVAVITSIGLSHGSHHAEGGADSILIGKTEMFFELAHGGTAVLPSGDARYEQMVARASESGRVGRIISCGKRDSDDVRLLDAKLRPTCSEVTIMVGDTRVDYLIGQPGAHFVMNSLLVAGVLLAVGGSSLALAGLTAYTPTARRVERFRAIPKAGCTIELIDDAYNAAPDSVVALLELLKLREKVKRKILVLGDMLELGPDEVRHHLELAPKIEEAGIDLLITVGPKAAMVADAVQNIETIKFKDAKSAAKKIRFLLQDRDLIAVKGSNGMSLVTVVMAILGSRDARVRQDYRWSIEVEPANTSQFPTHPIRVVVSGNKVQGVGYRVWLQREARARAVQGFVRNRSDGAVEAVLFCAQTTLDEMLTLMRQGPEKADVTELVTENWTRELKDKDFLRYKAVSV; from the coding sequence TTGACAAACGAAGTCGCACGCCTAGTAACGGATCAAGAGGGAAATGTGCTGTTGGCTGAGCACGCTGACACACCGTTCAACCCAGCCTCACTGACCAAGATGATGGTGCTTTATTTGGCCTTTCGCAGACTACCTTTATCTACGATGATAACGGTGCCTAAAGCTGCCGTAGTAAATCGAGTGCCAGGGCGGGTGCCGCAAACGAATATGGGGTTAAGAGAGGGGCAAGTAGTCTCGGTAGCGGATTTAGTGCTAGGCATGATTTTGCCTTCAGCGAATGATGCAGCTGTTACGATTGCTCATCATTTCGGTGCTGATGATTTTGTCTCACAACTAAATAAAGAAGCCGCTAAGCTTGGGTTGAAGTCAACACACTTCGCCACCCCCTCGGGTATAGGCAAAGGTACAACGACAGCGCGAGACATGGCGCTATTGGCTAGGCGCCTGTGGCAAGATTATCCTGCGTATCGCAGTTTTTTCTCAATTGGCTCGTTTGTTTTTAATGGAAAAACTCGTCGTAACACAAACGAGTTACTGTCTAACGTCTCTGGAGTGCTCGGAATGAAAACCGGCACGACCGCTGGTTTACGCCGTAATCTGGCTACAGTGGTTCAAAGAGATGGGAAAACCGTATTTGCCGTTGTATTAAATGCTGCGGACAAGGCTGAGAGAGACAATACGATGGTTACGACCATCGATTTTGCTTTGGAAAGACTGCAGCAAGAAAACTCTAAAGTATTGAGTGCTGCGCCAAAAAGCAGCGTGTCATCAGTAAGGCATCTTGAGGAAGAGGAAACGATGGGACTTCAAACTAGACCGTTGTTAGGTACCGTTGAAGGGATCGCAGAATTCCTTGGGGCAAAAATTATTGGTAACGAATCTGGCCAGCTTCTTGTAAGCCGCATAATTACATCCGCAGTTAACGTTAACCCTGGGGACATTTATGTTCCTATATCTGCCGCGAAAAGTAGAAGACAAGCTCTTGCTGAACGAGCGGTCGAGAGAGGGGCTGTTGCTGTTATGTCTTCCGGCAATATTGAGGGTGACTTTCCGATAATTGAAGTTCCACGCCTGGATCATGCGCTTCGCGAGCTTGCAACACTTGCACGCTCAGAGTTTAAAGGGAAGGTGATCGGTGTCACTGGAAGTGTGGGTAAAACTACTACAAAGGACATGATCGCACTTGTACTTTCATACTGTGGATCTACTAACCACACCACCGCTAATCTCAATTCTGGAAATGCAAACCTTGCGGCGGTGGCTAGCCTCCCCATAAATGCGGCCTATTCTGTTCTTGAAATTGCAATGATGGACCAAGGTGCCGTAAGACGTAAATCAGCTGTGGTTAAGCCTGACGTGGCGGTAATTACCAGCATCGGCCTCAGTCATGGGAGTCATCATGCCGAAGGTGGTGCTGATTCTATCTTAATTGGAAAAACCGAGATGTTCTTCGAGCTAGCGCATGGTGGAACGGCTGTTCTACCATCCGGTGACGCTCGCTATGAGCAAATGGTAGCGCGGGCATCAGAAAGTGGGAGAGTTGGAAGAATTATTTCATGTGGCAAGCGTGACTCAGATGATGTGCGTCTGCTTGATGCTAAGCTTCGCCCCACTTGCTCCGAAGTTACGATAATGGTTGGTGATACACGTGTAGATTATTTAATTGGCCAGCCCGGTGCACACTTTGTTATGAATTCGCTTCTCGTAGCAGGGGTTTTGCTGGCGGTCGGTGGTAGCTCATTAGCGTTGGCAGGGCTGACAGCTTACACCCCAACCGCACGTCGAGTTGAGCGTTTTCGAGCTATACCAAAAGCTGGCTGCACTATCGAACTCATTGATGATGCTTATAATGCTGCGCCCGACTCAGTTGTTGCTCTTCTTGAGCTGTTAAAGCTCAGAGAGAAAGTAAAGCGAAAGATTCTAGTTTTAGGTGACATGCTAGAGCTGGGGCCTGATGAGGTCCGTCATCATCTTGAACTTGCTCCAAAAATAGAAGAAGCGGGTATAGATCTGCTAATTACTGTCGGCCCTAAGGCTGCAATGGTTGCCGATGCTGTTCAAAACATTGAAACTATTAAATTTAAGGATGCGAAATCAGCGGCCAAAAAAATTCGTTTCTTGCTGCAAGACCGCGATCTGATCGCAGTCAAGGGATCAAATGGAATGAGCCTTGTTACTGTGGTAATGGCAATTCTAGGTTCCCGTGATGCACGCGTGCGGCAAGATTATCGGTGGTCGATCGAGGTTGAGCCAGCAAATACATCACAATTCCCTACACATCCAATCAGGGTTGTTGTCAGTGGTAATAAGGTTCAAGGCGTTGGCTATAGAGTTTGGCTCCAGCGTGAAGCTCGTGCTCGTGCTGTGCAAGGTTTCGTACGTAACCGTTCGGATGGCGCGGTAGAAGCAGTGTTGTTCTGTGCGCAAACGACGTTAGATGAGATGCTTACGTTAATGCGACAGGGGCCGGAAAAAGCTGATGTGACTGAACTGGTTACGGAAAACTGGACACGTGAGTTAAAAGATAAAGATTTTTTACGATACAAAGCGGTTTCAGTTTAG
- a CDS encoding D-alanine--D-alanine ligase, with protein MTRKPLVAVLMGGLSSERDVSLRTGEACALGLEEAGYLVERVDVQDDIAERLMQIRPDKVFNALHGPGGEDGIIQGLLELLHIPYTHSGVLASALAMHKVNAKHVAAANGIPVAEHVLATPEEISAGHVMAPPYIVKPIAEGSSFGITAVYEGDEAPSLSPDIARFGEKLMVERFVPGRELTCAVLDDGALGISEIFTQGQDFYDYESKYVAGGSRHICPAELPPEVEQRILDLSLAAHRALGCRGASRSDYRFDPERNELIWLEVNTQPGMTQTSLLPEIAQMRGISFSQLVAGLIEDASLNR; from the coding sequence ATGACACGCAAACCTTTGGTCGCAGTATTAATGGGCGGACTTTCCTCCGAACGTGATGTTAGCCTTAGGACAGGAGAGGCTTGCGCACTTGGCTTGGAAGAGGCTGGCTATCTTGTCGAACGTGTTGATGTTCAAGATGATATTGCCGAGCGTCTCATGCAGATCCGCCCTGATAAGGTTTTCAATGCGCTGCACGGGCCGGGTGGTGAAGACGGCATAATTCAGGGGCTTCTAGAGCTGCTGCACATTCCTTATACCCACTCAGGTGTGCTTGCTTCGGCGTTAGCGATGCATAAGGTTAATGCCAAACATGTTGCTGCTGCCAATGGGATTCCAGTGGCGGAACACGTTTTAGCTACGCCAGAGGAAATTTCGGCTGGCCATGTCATGGCCCCGCCTTATATTGTCAAGCCCATCGCTGAAGGTTCATCTTTCGGGATAACCGCCGTATATGAGGGAGACGAAGCCCCAAGTCTTTCGCCCGATATTGCTCGTTTTGGCGAAAAGCTAATGGTTGAGCGCTTTGTGCCTGGTCGAGAGTTAACCTGCGCAGTGCTGGATGATGGTGCCCTTGGTATCTCTGAAATCTTTACTCAGGGTCAAGATTTCTATGATTATGAATCCAAATATGTCGCCGGTGGGTCTCGCCATATATGCCCAGCTGAATTACCTCCAGAAGTTGAGCAGCGCATACTTGACTTGTCGCTGGCTGCGCACCGTGCACTTGGCTGCCGAGGCGCGAGTCGGTCAGACTATCGCTTTGACCCAGAACGTAATGAATTAATTTGGCTTGAGGTGAATACCCAGCCTGGCATGACTCAAACCTCTCTTCTGCCTGAAATTGCACAGATGCGGGGAATTTCCTTTTCACAACTGGTGGCAGGGTTAATCGAAGATGCCTCGTTAAATCGCTAG